A genomic segment from Toxotes jaculatrix isolate fToxJac2 chromosome 6, fToxJac2.pri, whole genome shotgun sequence encodes:
- the LOC121183122 gene encoding nuclear receptor 2C2-associated protein gives MASSVICRETQSRVSSVLNRDVKQYGKKYMFDCNEETCWNSDQGECQWVCLEFPQSVRVSEVKVQFQGGFSAKTCKLEGCSKDGDFTAISHFYPEDNNSLQSFPIQEAPAVDKVKITFENSADFFGRITVYSLDILGEKAS, from the exons ATGGCTTCCTCGGTgatctgcagagaaacacagagcag GGTGAGTTCGGTGCTAAACAGGGACGTGAAGCAGTATGGAAAGAAGTACATGTTTGACTGCAATGAAGAGACATGCTGGAACTCAGACCAG GGTGAATGTCAGTGGGTGTGTCTGGAGTTCCCCCAGTCTGTCAGGGTGTCAGAGGTAAAGGTCCAGTTCCAGGGAGGCTTCTCagctaaaacatgcaaactaGAAG GTTGCTCAAAAGACGGAGACTTTACAGCTATCAGCCATTTTTACCCAGAAGACAACAACTCGCTTCAG AGCTTTCCCATACAGGAGGCCCCTGCAGTGGACAAAGTTAAAATAACGTTTGAGAATAGTGCCGACTTTTTTGGGAGAATAACTGTTTATTCCTTGGACATCCTGGGGGAAAAAGCCTcatga
- the rfxank gene encoding DNA-binding protein RFXANK, with translation MEASGDDEVADGQNIQPTNANARTCESGEERTNESMDVDDDGLFKHSTTLTNKQRGNEVTVRPATLDSLSIHQLAAQGEVSQVAAHLSKDSSLLSKQDERGFTPLMWAAAFGEKAVVDFLLEKGADPKTVARERESALTLASSGGYVDIVESLLRHGVDINTYDWNGGTPLLYAVRGNHIKCVEALLAKGADMTIESDSGYSPMALAVALGHKKIQKVLEDHILKLYKPTATTT, from the exons ATGGAGGCCAGCGGTGATGATGAGGTTGCTGATGGCCAAAATATTCAGCCAACAAACGCTAATGCACGTACCTGCGAgtctggagaggagaggaccaATG AGAGCATGGATGTGGATGACGATGGTCTGTTCAAACACTCCACCACTCTGACCAACAAACAGCGTGGGAATGAGGTTACAGTGCGCCCGGCAACGTTAGACT CTCTGTCCATACACCAGCTGGCAGCTCAAGGCGAGGTTTCGCAAGTGGCTGCGCACCTGAGTAAAG ACAGTTCACTGCTCAGCAAACAGGATGAACGGGGCTTTACGCCTCTTATGTGGGCAGCAGCGTTTGGAGAGAAAGCAGTAGTGGATTTTCTCTTGGAAAAG gGAGCAGACCCCAAAACAGTCGCAAGGGAGCGTGAGAGTGCCCTGACCCTGGCCAGCTCTGGAGGTTATGTGGACATTGTCGAGTCTCTTCTCAGACATGGAGTAGACATTAACACTTATGACTGG AATGGCGGAACTCCTCTTCTTTATGCTGTTCGAGGGAACCACATCAAATGTGTAGAGGCACTCTTGG CCAAAGGAGCAGACATGACCATTGAGTCTGACTCTGGGTACAGCCCAATGGCCTTAGCTGTTGCCCTTGGACACAAAAAGA tTCAGAAAGTGTTGGAAGACCATATTCTGAAGCTGTATAagccaacagcaacaacaacatga
- the borcs8 gene encoding BLOC-1-related complex subunit 8 isoform X1, whose amino-acid sequence MEDQEMQLKVRRVTDKFTESMYVLANEPSVALYRLQEHVRRSLPELVQHKTDMQSWEEQSQGAIYTVEYACSAVKSMTNSSVYFKNIDGLLRQAISMKEQISNSQGRSLHDVTSAPSPLVSAPHAPSTSS is encoded by the exons ATGGAGGACCaggagatgcagctgaaagttAGACGAG TGACTGACAAATTCACGGAGAGCATGTACGTCCTGGCTAACGAGCCGTCGGTGGCTCTCTACAGACTGCAGGAGCACGTCAGGAGGTCGCTGCCTGAACTGGTGCAGCACAAG ACAGATATGCAGAGCTGGGAGGAGCAGAGCCAAGGAGCTATCTACACTGTTGAGTATGCATGCAG TGCAGTGAAGAGCATGACGAACAGCAGCGTGTATTTCAAAAACATTGACGGTCTCCTCCGTCAAGCCATCAGCATGAAGGAACAGATCAGCAACTCTCAAGGACGCAG CCTACATGATGTGACCTCTGCTCCTAGTCCCCTTGTCTCTGCACCGCATGCCCCATCCACTTCCTCATGA
- the borcs8 gene encoding BLOC-1-related complex subunit 8 isoform X2 — MEDQEMQLKVRRVTDKFTESMYVLANEPSVALYRLQEHVRRSLPELVQHKTDMQSWEEQSQGAIYTVEYACSAVKSMTNSSVYFKNIDGLLRQAISMKEQISNSQGRRKRTIDSGMLKEGGEKHSPGM; from the exons ATGGAGGACCaggagatgcagctgaaagttAGACGAG TGACTGACAAATTCACGGAGAGCATGTACGTCCTGGCTAACGAGCCGTCGGTGGCTCTCTACAGACTGCAGGAGCACGTCAGGAGGTCGCTGCCTGAACTGGTGCAGCACAAG ACAGATATGCAGAGCTGGGAGGAGCAGAGCCAAGGAGCTATCTACACTGTTGAGTATGCATGCAG TGCAGTGAAGAGCATGACGAACAGCAGCGTGTATTTCAAAAACATTGACGGTCTCCTCCGTCAAGCCATCAGCATGAAGGAACAGATCAGCAACTCTCAAGGACGCAG GAAAAGGACCATAGACTCTGGTATGCTAAAGGAAGGGGGAGAAAAGCACAGCCCTGGGATGTGA